In a genomic window of Quercus lobata isolate SW786 chromosome 4, ValleyOak3.0 Primary Assembly, whole genome shotgun sequence:
- the LOC115984589 gene encoding uncharacterized protein LOC115984589, producing the protein MSFWKENSNLEACSNCNHSRWASNEAGVPKNMNAPSKKVKKKAAKILRWFPLKPRLKQLFMSPEVAPHMKWHVDGRTNDGLMRHLADSEACKSFDSKYVEFSSEPCNVRLGLTANGFNPFSNMNTAHSTWPVMLVPYNLPPWMCMKRAYFMLLLLIPGPTSLGNDIDVYLQPLVQELKELWDVGVETFDVSSNSSFQMHVALLWTINDFPAYGDISGSEIIAQTEDVVDVVFGMKKVNLTNKRKRGEEALCIWKKRSIFFSLPYWENHMLRHNLDVMRIEKNVVHNVIGTMLNMDGKTKDNLKARLDLEEMGIRSELYLEELGSDKTYKPRACFEMTTSEKDSFLQVLKSVSVPDGYASNVSRCAKLKECKISGMKSHDSHILMQQLFPIAIRGSLPDEVSKHLIELSCFFREICSKVLSLEDLESLQKRIAVTLCELERIFPSSFFTVMVHLLIHLTDEAKIACPVHYYWMYPVKWYLSRLKSYVRNKACPKGCIVEGYLAEECLTFYSRYFKNVETIFTRPIKNVEESTGAVLSITLDSKSWTQAHRYVLFSCDEITPFLIVHKDHLKKLHPNVANDVIEKKHMERFCHWFKYHKLPEKVIWLARYLDNEVKWFKRYVLNGLKFHTKDSEANRKTQNSGVSVTTEGGVTYYGVLTDIIELKHSKKLQYVLYKCE; encoded by the exons ATGTCGTTTTGGAAGGAAAATTCCAACCTTGAAGCTTGCTCAAATTGTAACCATTCAAGGTGGGCAAGCAACGAGGCCGGAGTTCCAAAAAATATGAATGCTCCTTCCAAGAAGGTAAAGAAGAAAGCTGCAAAGATCTTAAGGTGGTTCCCTTTGAAGCCAAGGTTGAAACAATTGTTTATGTCTCCTGAAGTAGCTCCCCACATGAAATGGCATGTTGATGGTCGTACAAATGACGGGTTAATGAGGCATCTTGCTGATTCTGAAGCCTGCAAGTCATTTGACTCTAAGTATGTAGAATTCTCATCTGAGCCTTGTAATGTTAGACTTGGATTAACAGCCAATGGATTCAACCCATTCTCCAATATGAATACTGCTCATAGTACTTGGCCTGTCATGTTGGTCCCATACAATCTCCCTCCTTGGATGTGTATGAAAAGGGCTTATTTCATGTTATTACTATTGATTCCTGGTCCAACCTCTCTTGGGAACGATATAGATGTGTACTTACAACCCTTAGTACAAGAACTCAAGGAATTATGGGATGTTGGAGTAGAAACGTTTGATGTGTCTTCCAATAGCTCATTTCAAATGCATGTAGCATTGTTGTGGACTATAAATGATTTTCCAGCATATGGTGATATTTCAG GAAGTGAAATCATTGCGCAAACAGAAGATGTGGTTGATGTTGTTTTTGGGATGAAAAAAGTTAATTTGACGAATAAGAGAAAAAGAGGGGAGGAAGCCTTGTGTATATGGAAGAagagaagtatattttttagcttGCCTTATTGGGAAAACCACATGTTGCGTCACAACCTTGACGTGATGCGTATAGAAAAAAATGTGGTTCACAATGTAATTGGCACAATGTTAAACATGGATGGAAAGACGAAGGATAACTTAAAGGCACGCCTTGACTTAGAAGAAATGGGTATAAGAAGTGAACTTTATCTTGAGGAGCTTGGTAGTGATAAGACATATAAGCCACGTGCTTGCTTTGAAATGACTACTAGtgaaaaagatagttttttgcaagttttgaagagTGTAAGTGTGCCGGATGGCTATGCTTCAAATGTATCCCGTTGTGCTAAACTTAAAGAATGCAAGATTTCTGGGATGAAGAGCCATGATAGTCATATCTTGATGCAACAACTTTTTCCAATAGCTATACGTGGATCTTTGCCGGATGAAGTGAGCAAACATTTGATTGAGTTATCTTGTTTCTTTAGGGAAATATGTTCCAAAGTATTGAGTTTGGAAGATCTTGAGAGTCTTCAGAAGAGAATTGCAGTGACATTGTGTGAATTGGAAAGGATAttcccttcttctttctttacaGTTATGGTACATCTACTCATTCATTTGACTGATGAAGCCAAGATTGCTTGCCCAGTTCATTATTATTGGATGTATCCCGTAAAGTG GTACTTGTCACGATTGAAGTCCTATGTTCGAAATAAGGCTTGTCCAAAAGGTTGTATTGTAGAAGGGTACTTGGCAGAGGAGTGCTTAACATTCTATTCACGATATTTCAAAAATGTCGAAACTATCTTCACTCGGCCCATAAAGAATGTTGAAGAATCTACAGGTGCAGTGTTAAGCATCACCTTAGATTCAAAATCATGGACCCAAGCACATCGTTATGTGTTATTCAGTTGTGATGAAATTACCCCATTTCTCAT TGTGCACAAAGATCATTTAAAGAAACTTCACCCAAATGTAGCTAATGATGTTATTGAAAAGAAACACATGGAGAGATTTTGTCACTGGTTTAAGTACCAT AAACTTCCTGAAAAAGTTATATGGCTTGCTCGATATCTAGATAATGAAGTTAAATGGTTTAAGCGTTATGTTCTAAATGGATTGAAGTTTCACACTAAAGATTCTGAGGCAAATAGGAAAACTCAGAATAGTGGAGTTAGTGTCACCACTGAAGGTGGCGTTACTTACTATGGTGTCTTAACTGACATTATTGAGTTAAAACATTCTAAGAAACTACAATATGTATTATATAAATGTGAATAG